From Thalassotalea euphylliae, the proteins below share one genomic window:
- the cysZ gene encoding sulfate transporter CysZ — translation MLANSGSGYFFQGFNLINSKGLRRFVLIPLAVNLVIFGFTFYWLLSQLNAYIGQFLGWLPEALLWLEYLVWPVAVVAILIGFSFIFSAIANWLAAPFNGLLAEKVEAKLTGQEDTSGGLADVFKDIPRTLSREWCKLRYYLPRAIGFFIIMWVLPLIGQLIWFLFVSWMMAVQYLDYPFDNHKINFDLMRGRLNEHKGQSYSFGITTALFSMIPFVNLIVMPVAICGATALWVDHHKQAMKAQVNTRDK, via the coding sequence ATGTTAGCAAACAGCGGTTCAGGCTATTTTTTTCAAGGTTTTAATTTAATTAATTCGAAAGGGTTAAGACGTTTTGTGCTTATCCCTTTAGCCGTTAATCTCGTTATTTTTGGCTTCACTTTTTACTGGCTGTTATCACAGTTAAATGCTTATATCGGGCAGTTTTTAGGTTGGTTGCCTGAGGCGCTACTCTGGCTCGAATATCTCGTGTGGCCAGTCGCAGTTGTCGCCATTCTTATCGGTTTTTCCTTTATTTTTAGTGCCATCGCTAATTGGTTAGCGGCGCCATTTAATGGGCTACTAGCAGAAAAAGTGGAAGCTAAACTAACCGGCCAAGAAGATACCAGCGGTGGTCTCGCTGATGTGTTTAAAGACATTCCACGAACGCTAAGCCGCGAATGGTGTAAATTGCGCTACTACCTGCCGCGCGCTATTGGTTTTTTCATCATTATGTGGGTACTGCCGTTGATTGGTCAGCTCATCTGGTTTTTGTTTGTTTCTTGGATGATGGCGGTGCAATACCTTGATTACCCGTTTGATAACCACAAAATTAACTTTGATTTAATGCGCGGGCGGCTCAACGAACACAAAGGACAAAGCTACAGCTTTGGCATTACCACAGCGCTGTTTTCGATGATCCCTTTTGTCAATTTAATTGTCATGCCCGTGGCTATTTGTGGTGCCACAGCGCTTTGGGTTGATCACCATAAACAAGCCATGAAGGCACAAGTAAACACTCGAGATAAGTAA
- the smc gene encoding chromosome segregation protein SMC, whose protein sequence is MRLKQIKLAGFKSFVDVTKVPFPHQMTAIVGPNGCGKSNIIDAVRWVLGESSAKNLRGDAMTDVIFNGSAERKPIGQASVELIFETQSEAQSETNAESTQHSPTNNFHLAANLAERNEVSIRRTVNRDGQNVYYLNGSKCRKKDITDVFLGSGLGPKSYAIIEQGMISRLIESKPQELRVFVEEAAGVSKYKERRRETELKLDHTSDNLSRLGDISQEIGIHLNVLDQQATQASQYRKLKAQERELKSIIATVKYQAAQQQLDKLSTVIAELSQQMTTAKQELGEQKAALTKQEQAIEQEYQRLSQAQHELTSANQANSRCRQELATAQHLLANNEKQLARYAEKQRETSEKSQQFQTEIGNWQKKLAELAPQILLAEQALVAAKAQLLSLEQQLTAQEQLVHTKNRERLAQQEQRIAQQKAALAHQEALAKLDAQLDAKQSRLDELDEQTLDDLDELTAQQQSLTNDLAATQEALDALHDEKRQVDAELKATVQALSDANQAQLAGQLQLQQLETQLAVKEEWQSECEHWLTEQGITGLQSYRKVISVEKKWQVAVDKVLGHWLDAFLLDNKDFAQLLPTAEQTLEKVTQTAERYWLINQSKLQQHAQLGSLATKVSTDIGFLPLLNQVQIAHDKSALATLLSTSADNSDTDDGYIVCPDGSLWSRVASSKGREVQGANRLALQCQYDELKAHLANQEPLINDLSNKQAGLKATQQSLVQRTEQLTSQQSAQKLAQQKVISEFEFKSAQVAQHNRQVLQLTQAIDELTQERHELVVIIEQKNVEVAAHSQTAQQTQQAEQALANLQTQVTALQTQKHASQQAVNEAQHALQQVQLEHQQHSLSLRQTELQLVHANEQQRSTEEQLAHYQQELAKLPKTDALAQQVNESSELVEQAQAKLATAELQLDDSKAQKSQLAKQITLQETRVSQQNDTAHQQALKKEQLVFELNAAKASLSELKELNQQQVFGEPTGSIASYQQQLKQVSRKLAELGAVNLAAIDEFQLQQTRKNQIDLQIEDLTQAVATLESAIAKIDKESRQKFKTTFEQINQGFSALFPKVFGGGQAYLTLTSDDLLDTGVTIMARPPGKKNSTIHLLSGGEKALTALSLVFAIFRLTPAPFCMLDEVDAPLDDANVERFCNLVGEMSKTVQFIYISHNKIAMEMASHLTGVTMMEPGVSRMVSVDIDEAIAMAEVS, encoded by the coding sequence ATGCGTTTAAAACAAATCAAACTTGCTGGTTTTAAATCGTTTGTCGATGTCACAAAAGTTCCTTTTCCCCATCAAATGACTGCGATCGTTGGCCCGAACGGTTGTGGAAAATCTAACATTATTGATGCCGTGCGCTGGGTACTGGGCGAAAGCTCTGCCAAAAACCTGCGCGGCGATGCCATGACAGATGTTATTTTCAATGGCTCAGCCGAGCGAAAACCGATAGGGCAGGCAAGTGTTGAGCTGATTTTTGAAACTCAATCTGAAGCCCAATCTGAAACCAATGCCGAGAGCACGCAGCACTCGCCAACGAATAACTTTCATCTCGCCGCTAATTTAGCTGAACGCAATGAGGTATCTATTCGGCGTACCGTCAACCGCGACGGTCAAAACGTATATTATCTAAATGGCAGTAAGTGTCGTAAAAAAGACATCACAGATGTTTTTCTCGGCTCTGGGCTTGGTCCGAAAAGCTATGCGATTATTGAGCAGGGCATGATCTCTCGGCTCATTGAGTCAAAACCACAAGAGTTGAGGGTATTTGTTGAAGAAGCGGCGGGTGTCTCAAAATATAAAGAGCGCCGTCGTGAAACCGAGCTTAAATTGGATCACACCAGTGACAACTTATCGCGCCTTGGCGATATTAGCCAAGAGATTGGCATTCACCTTAATGTCTTAGATCAGCAAGCAACGCAAGCAAGCCAATATCGCAAGCTCAAAGCGCAAGAGCGAGAATTAAAATCCATTATTGCCACGGTTAAGTATCAAGCCGCGCAACAGCAGTTGGATAAACTGAGTACCGTTATTGCTGAATTAAGCCAGCAAATGACCACGGCAAAACAGGAACTTGGTGAGCAAAAGGCGGCATTGACTAAGCAAGAGCAAGCAATCGAGCAAGAGTACCAACGACTTAGTCAAGCGCAGCACGAGTTAACGAGTGCTAATCAAGCCAATAGCCGATGCCGACAAGAGTTAGCGACCGCACAGCACTTGCTTGCAAACAATGAAAAGCAATTAGCCCGTTACGCTGAAAAACAACGAGAAACCAGCGAGAAAAGCCAACAATTTCAAACAGAAATTGGTAACTGGCAAAAAAAATTGGCAGAGCTTGCGCCGCAAATTCTACTGGCAGAGCAGGCCTTGGTTGCTGCTAAAGCCCAATTACTAAGCCTTGAACAGCAGTTAACCGCGCAAGAGCAATTAGTCCACACCAAGAATCGGGAGCGCTTAGCACAGCAAGAGCAGCGCATTGCGCAACAAAAAGCCGCGCTTGCGCACCAAGAGGCGCTCGCTAAGTTAGATGCACAGCTTGACGCAAAACAATCACGGCTCGATGAGCTTGATGAGCAAACACTGGACGATCTTGACGAACTGACAGCCCAACAGCAGTCGCTGACTAACGATCTGGCAGCAACACAAGAGGCGTTAGATGCGTTACATGATGAAAAACGACAAGTCGATGCCGAGCTCAAAGCAACAGTGCAAGCTTTGTCTGATGCTAACCAAGCTCAGCTGGCGGGGCAGCTGCAATTGCAACAATTGGAAACTCAATTGGCGGTTAAAGAAGAGTGGCAAAGCGAATGTGAGCACTGGCTCACTGAGCAGGGCATTACTGGGCTACAAAGTTATCGAAAGGTCATCTCAGTAGAAAAAAAATGGCAAGTGGCGGTCGATAAAGTACTCGGCCATTGGCTGGATGCTTTCTTACTGGATAATAAAGACTTTGCGCAACTGTTGCCAACTGCTGAGCAAACTCTTGAAAAAGTAACGCAAACAGCGGAGCGCTACTGGTTAATCAATCAAAGTAAGCTACAACAACATGCTCAGCTGGGAAGTTTGGCGACAAAAGTCAGCACCGATATTGGTTTTTTGCCGCTATTAAACCAAGTGCAAATTGCCCATGATAAATCAGCGTTAGCGACACTATTAAGTACTTCAGCTGATAACAGTGACACAGATGATGGTTACATCGTTTGCCCAGACGGCAGTTTATGGTCGAGAGTTGCCAGTTCAAAGGGGCGCGAGGTGCAAGGGGCGAATCGCTTGGCGCTGCAATGCCAATACGACGAGCTTAAAGCACATTTAGCAAATCAAGAGCCGTTAATTAACGATCTTTCAAATAAACAAGCGGGACTGAAAGCGACGCAGCAATCATTGGTTCAGCGCACTGAGCAATTGACGAGTCAACAGTCAGCTCAAAAACTCGCACAGCAAAAAGTCATCAGTGAATTTGAATTTAAAAGTGCGCAAGTAGCGCAGCACAACCGCCAAGTTTTGCAGTTAACACAGGCAATTGATGAGCTTACCCAAGAGCGGCACGAGTTAGTTGTAATCATTGAACAAAAAAATGTCGAGGTTGCAGCTCATTCACAAACCGCCCAACAAACACAGCAAGCCGAGCAAGCGTTAGCCAACTTGCAAACGCAAGTCACAGCTTTACAGACGCAAAAGCATGCGAGTCAGCAAGCGGTTAATGAAGCTCAACACGCGTTGCAACAAGTACAGCTTGAACATCAACAGCACTCGCTAAGCTTGCGTCAAACTGAGCTGCAATTAGTGCATGCTAACGAGCAACAACGCAGCACCGAAGAGCAACTGGCGCACTATCAGCAAGAATTGGCCAAACTGCCTAAAACCGATGCGCTCGCGCAGCAAGTGAATGAAAGCAGCGAGCTTGTTGAGCAAGCACAAGCAAAACTGGCAACTGCCGAATTGCAGCTCGATGATAGCAAGGCTCAAAAATCACAACTCGCCAAGCAAATTACCCTACAAGAAACCAGAGTGAGTCAACAAAACGATACAGCTCACCAACAAGCGTTGAAAAAAGAGCAATTAGTGTTCGAGCTTAATGCGGCTAAAGCGTCATTAAGTGAACTTAAAGAGCTAAACCAGCAGCAAGTTTTTGGCGAACCAACAGGGTCGATTGCTAGTTATCAACAACAGCTAAAACAAGTGTCGCGTAAGCTTGCCGAGCTTGGGGCGGTTAATTTAGCAGCAATTGATGAGTTTCAACTGCAACAAACGCGAAAAAATCAGATAGATTTACAAATTGAGGATTTAACTCAAGCAGTTGCCACGTTAGAATCGGCAATAGCAAAGATTGATAAAGAAAGCCGCCAAAAGTTTAAAACCACTTTTGAGCAGATTAACCAAGGTTTTTCAGCACTTTTCCCGAAAGTATTTGGCGGTGGGCAAGCGTATTTGACATTAACCTCAGATGACTTGCTTGATACCGGTGTCACCATTATGGCGCGTCCACCGGGCAAAAAAAATAGCACAATTCATTTGCTCTCGGGTGGAGAAAAAGCGTTAACGGCATTATCATTAGTGTTCGCCATTTTCCGACTGACCCCCGCACCATTTTGTATGCTGGATGAGGTAGATGCACCGCTGGATGACGCTAACGTTGAGCGTTTTTGTAATCTGGTCGGTGAAATGTCTAAAACTGTGCAATTTATTTATATCAGTCATAATAAAATCGCGATGGAGATGGCTTCACATCTAACTGGCGTGACCATGATGGAACCCGGCGTGTCTCGCATGGTCTCAGTAGATATAGATGAAGCAATTGCCATGGCAGAAGTATCATAA
- the zipA gene encoding cell division protein ZipA, giving the protein MMEDNFRNALIIISAIVIAAIFIHGLWTIRKNRNPYKLKTNDTKVEPMSRDFDGKGFDQDGVGEARVVSGSALTGEIEHPPADEEIPNQPAPAPTYNDEPLPVDIAEQPMAADNPVPTTSESEIADELALESEPSVYQTPVTQAKPTAAVSTSAKTTSDASLKKNQIELNFDDSIDTSASGERKEPTFGSQPSDELETSDQTPTLEQPEIETEVIVLSVVMPQGQLMSGAALLPSLLTLGMKYGDMNIFHRHEDNAGNGKVTFSLANMMNPGTFDLDNMENFTTQGVSMFMTLPNAGDPFEVFEQMLAAAKQLAQEFNAQILDDKRSAMTKQTEQHYTSKIREFDRKQRIAQS; this is encoded by the coding sequence ATGATGGAAGATAATTTTCGAAACGCATTAATCATTATCAGTGCAATTGTAATTGCCGCCATTTTTATCCACGGTTTGTGGACCATTCGCAAGAATAGAAACCCGTACAAATTAAAAACCAATGACACCAAAGTGGAGCCGATGAGTCGCGACTTTGATGGCAAGGGCTTTGATCAAGACGGTGTCGGTGAAGCACGTGTTGTTTCAGGTTCGGCATTAACCGGCGAAATTGAACATCCGCCAGCGGATGAGGAAATTCCTAATCAACCAGCACCGGCGCCAACTTACAATGACGAGCCATTACCCGTTGATATTGCTGAGCAGCCAATGGCAGCAGATAATCCTGTGCCGACTACCTCAGAATCAGAGATAGCAGATGAGTTAGCCTTGGAGTCAGAGCCAAGTGTTTATCAAACACCTGTGACTCAGGCTAAGCCTACAGCAGCGGTTTCAACATCGGCAAAAACAACCAGCGACGCGTCACTAAAGAAAAACCAAATTGAGCTTAACTTTGATGACAGTATTGATACTAGCGCTAGTGGTGAGCGCAAAGAGCCGACATTTGGCTCTCAGCCAAGTGACGAACTTGAAACTTCTGACCAGACACCGACGTTAGAGCAACCAGAAATTGAAACAGAAGTGATTGTGTTATCTGTGGTTATGCCACAAGGACAATTAATGTCTGGTGCTGCTTTATTGCCAAGCCTATTAACGCTTGGTATGAAGTACGGTGATATGAATATCTTCCATCGCCATGAAGACAATGCAGGTAATGGCAAAGTAACGTTTAGCCTTGCCAATATGATGAACCCAGGCACCTTCGATTTGGACAATATGGAAAACTTCACCACGCAAGGGGTGAGCATGTTTATGACCTTGCCCAATGCTGGTGATCCGTTTGAAGTGTTTGAACAAATGCTAGCGGCGGCCAAGCAACTGGCGCAGGAATTCAATGCCCAGATCCTTGATGACAAGCGCAGCGCCATGACTAAGCAAACTGAGCAACATTATACGAGCAAAATCAGAGAGTTCGACCGCAAGCAGCGGATTGCACAAAGTTAA
- the ligA gene encoding NAD-dependent DNA ligase LigA — translation MSLETAQQQVEKISEQIRQYNHEYYVLDQPSVPDAEYDRLMRELIALETEFPTLKSIDSPSQKVGGEALKAFSQVTHQLPMLSLDNVFSQDEWQAFVTRINDRLATTKTLAFCAEPKLDGLAVSLRYEQGVLVQAATRGDGTTGENITENIRTIKPIPLKLIGQDYPAVLEVRGEVFMPKASFEALNERAKAKGEKVFANPRNAAAGSLRQLDSKITAQRNLAFYAYGIGYVSEEGQTWLADSHFARLNQLKAVGMPMCPEVKFLASANDCEDFYQDILNKRDALSYEIDGTVLKVDDIALQTQLGFVARAPRWATAYKFPAQEEITLLEDVEFQVGRTGAITPVARLKPVFVGGVTVSNATLHNQDEIERLGLQKGDTVVIRRAGDVIPQVVSVVLERRPDDAEPVVFPNACPVCDSPVTKPEGEAVLRCTGGLICGAQRKEAIKHFASRKAFDVDGLGDKLVEQLVDENLIATPADLFDLTELQISSLERMGKKSAEKLVASLEAAKTTTLAKFIYALGIREVGEATAANLANHYLTLEAVQQANRESLQSVSDVGEVVANNIAVFFGQETNLAVIEKLLSAGVNWPSIEVKSADEQPLTDQTFVLTGTLSQMGRNEAKAKLQALGAKVSGSVSAKTHFLVAGEKAGSKLTKAQDLGVAVLTEQDLVDLLAKHEA, via the coding sequence ATGTCACTAGAAACTGCACAGCAGCAAGTGGAAAAAATTTCCGAGCAAATCCGCCAGTACAATCACGAATATTACGTATTAGACCAACCTTCGGTACCGGATGCCGAATACGATCGACTAATGCGTGAGCTCATCGCCCTTGAAACTGAGTTTCCAACATTAAAGAGTATTGACTCGCCCTCGCAAAAGGTGGGAGGCGAAGCGTTAAAAGCGTTTAGCCAAGTTACCCACCAATTACCTATGTTATCGCTTGATAACGTGTTTTCCCAAGACGAATGGCAAGCCTTTGTTACTCGTATTAATGATCGACTGGCAACGACTAAAACACTGGCATTTTGCGCAGAGCCTAAGCTAGATGGCTTAGCAGTAAGCTTGCGTTACGAGCAGGGCGTACTCGTGCAAGCTGCAACACGAGGTGATGGCACAACTGGTGAAAATATCACAGAGAATATTCGCACCATAAAACCTATTCCGCTCAAGCTAATTGGCCAAGACTACCCAGCCGTATTAGAAGTGCGCGGTGAAGTGTTTATGCCGAAAGCGAGCTTTGAAGCGCTAAACGAGCGCGCCAAGGCAAAAGGGGAGAAAGTATTTGCCAATCCGCGCAATGCTGCCGCCGGTAGCTTGCGTCAGCTTGATTCTAAAATAACCGCACAGCGCAACTTAGCGTTTTACGCTTATGGTATTGGCTATGTCAGTGAGGAAGGTCAAACTTGGCTGGCCGACTCGCACTTTGCGCGATTGAATCAGTTAAAAGCTGTTGGTATGCCAATGTGTCCTGAGGTGAAGTTCCTCGCCAGTGCCAACGACTGTGAAGACTTTTACCAAGATATTTTGAACAAACGCGATGCGCTAAGTTATGAAATCGACGGCACCGTATTGAAAGTTGACGATATCGCGTTGCAAACACAATTGGGGTTTGTCGCCAGAGCACCCCGCTGGGCGACGGCCTACAAATTCCCTGCGCAAGAAGAAATTACACTGCTTGAAGACGTGGAATTTCAAGTGGGGCGCACCGGCGCGATTACGCCTGTTGCGCGTTTAAAGCCGGTATTTGTTGGCGGCGTAACGGTAAGTAACGCGACGCTGCACAATCAAGACGAAATAGAACGCTTGGGTTTGCAAAAGGGCGATACGGTAGTGATTCGCCGGGCAGGTGACGTAATACCTCAAGTTGTCAGTGTGGTACTAGAGCGTCGCCCTGACGATGCTGAACCTGTTGTGTTTCCTAATGCTTGCCCAGTATGTGACTCACCCGTCACTAAACCGGAAGGTGAGGCGGTGCTGCGCTGTACAGGCGGTTTAATATGCGGCGCTCAGCGCAAAGAAGCCATCAAACACTTTGCATCGCGTAAAGCCTTCGATGTCGATGGCTTAGGTGACAAATTAGTTGAACAATTAGTCGACGAAAACTTGATTGCGACGCCGGCGGATCTATTCGATCTAACTGAGTTGCAAATTAGCAGTTTAGAGCGAATGGGGAAAAAGTCTGCTGAAAAGCTTGTCGCATCACTAGAAGCGGCCAAAACGACGACGTTAGCCAAGTTTATTTATGCACTAGGGATTCGCGAAGTAGGTGAGGCGACAGCGGCTAACCTTGCTAATCACTATTTAACGTTAGAAGCGGTGCAGCAGGCTAACCGAGAATCTCTGCAATCGGTATCAGATGTTGGTGAGGTGGTTGCCAATAACATTGCGGTGTTTTTTGGGCAAGAAACTAACTTGGCTGTGATCGAAAAGCTCTTGTCAGCAGGGGTTAACTGGCCTTCAATTGAAGTGAAATCAGCAGACGAGCAGCCACTGACGGATCAAACTTTTGTATTAACTGGCACCTTGTCGCAAATGGGGCGTAATGAAGCTAAGGCGAAGCTACAAGCATTAGGGGCAAAAGTCTCAGGTAGTGTATCTGCAAAAACACACTTTTTGGTTGCAGGTGAAAAAGCTGGCTCAAAATTAACCAAAGCACAAGACCTTGGGGTTGCGGTGTTAACTGAGCAAGACTTAGTTGATTTACTGGCTAAACACGAGGCGTAA
- a CDS encoding DUF3392 domain-containing protein encodes MQAQLMELASQLGLWFRPYQSQCAMAIIATLLVLFGGEISQSIRQLIKQQHLVVRTLIFVVVCAFGYGAATVWLSALLTDLLARIPTPYLVPAVVSVFVGLGLYAQKQRHI; translated from the coding sequence GTGCAAGCACAATTGATGGAGCTGGCCAGCCAGCTGGGGCTGTGGTTTCGTCCTTATCAAAGCCAATGCGCGATGGCGATTATCGCCACTTTGCTGGTACTTTTTGGCGGCGAGATTTCACAATCTATCCGTCAATTAATTAAGCAGCAGCACTTGGTGGTGCGAACCTTAATCTTTGTGGTGGTGTGTGCGTTTGGCTACGGTGCGGCAACCGTCTGGTTAAGTGCGTTATTAACGGATTTGTTAGCGAGAATTCCTACCCCGTATTTGGTACCAGCCGTGGTCTCAGTATTTGTTGGGCTTGGGCTGTATGCGCAAAAACAGCGCCATATATAA
- a CDS encoding M48 family metallopeptidase, whose protein sequence is MKRSLSVIALTLLINACSTSSTGRQQITLFSSGELNKMGAASFEQLKEKEKIYQDSATNRYVRCIANDIIEQLPGNPKPSDWEVVVFDSEQVNAFALPGGKIGVYTGILKVAETPAQLAAIIGHEVAHVIEQHSNERMSSGQLAQIGLQAADAAMASQNVQNRNAWMAGLGLGLQYGVLMPYGRTHESEADIVGQKLMAKAGYDPKAAIQLWRNMAKGSKGAPPEFMSTHPSSDTRIRQLTNNLPNVNGDYQASSKGQCHLG, encoded by the coding sequence ATGAAACGCAGTTTGTCAGTTATCGCATTAACTTTGTTGATAAATGCCTGTTCAACCTCGTCAACAGGTCGCCAGCAAATTACCTTGTTCTCTTCGGGAGAGCTAAACAAGATGGGCGCAGCATCGTTTGAGCAACTCAAAGAAAAAGAAAAAATCTACCAAGACAGTGCCACAAACCGCTATGTGCGCTGTATAGCTAACGACATTATTGAGCAGTTACCGGGTAACCCTAAACCAAGTGATTGGGAAGTGGTGGTGTTTGATTCTGAGCAAGTCAATGCATTTGCACTGCCAGGGGGAAAAATAGGTGTTTATACCGGTATTTTGAAGGTGGCTGAAACGCCGGCGCAATTAGCCGCGATAATTGGTCACGAAGTCGCGCATGTGATTGAGCAACACTCTAATGAGCGTATGTCTTCAGGTCAGCTTGCGCAGATCGGTTTACAAGCTGCTGATGCCGCGATGGCAAGCCAAAACGTGCAAAACCGAAACGCGTGGATGGCGGGCTTGGGGCTAGGGTTGCAATACGGGGTACTCATGCCTTATGGGCGCACCCATGAGTCTGAAGCGGATATTGTTGGCCAAAAACTCATGGCAAAAGCGGGGTATGATCCCAAAGCGGCGATTCAGCTGTGGCGCAATATGGCCAAAGGAAGCAAAGGTGCGCCGCCTGAATTTATGTCAACGCATCCCTCAAGTGATACACGTATTCGTCAGCTCACCAATAACCTTCCCAACGTTAATGGTGACTACCAAGCCTCAAGTAAAGGGCAATGTCACCTAGGCTAG
- a CDS encoding response regulator translates to MNILVVDDNASVLAQVNGLLAGRGYRVINAKNGLDGYEKYQQQAFDLLIIDHLMPLMDGVQLLKNIRQHDQLTPIIFMTTQGRESMKHLIEQSLCDCILDKPLDEVQFLALIAQLNKQNTRVASL, encoded by the coding sequence ATGAACATTTTAGTGGTAGATGATAATGCAAGCGTATTGGCACAAGTTAACGGCTTACTCGCTGGCCGCGGCTACCGTGTAATCAATGCGAAAAATGGCTTGGATGGGTATGAAAAATACCAGCAACAAGCATTTGATTTGCTTATTATCGACCACTTGATGCCACTAATGGATGGCGTTCAATTACTCAAAAATATTCGCCAACACGATCAGCTAACCCCCATCATTTTTATGACCACGCAGGGGCGTGAATCCATGAAACATTTGATTGAGCAATCGCTGTGTGATTGTATTCTCGACAAGCCACTCGATGAAGTGCAATTCCTAGCACTAATTGCGCAGCTGAACAAGCAAAATACTCGCGTCGCTTCTCTGTAA
- the apt gene encoding adenine phosphoribosyltransferase, with protein sequence MTESDISLLKSAIHTIEDYPKPGIMFRDVTGILENHQAFSLTIELLKNKYADQGITKIVGTEARGFLFGAPLALALGVGFVPVRKPGKLPRETFAQDYELEYGTDTLEIHQDALQPEDKVLIIDDLLATGGTIEATTALIRRVGATTQDAAFVISLPALGGEAKLEKLGLNITTLIQYEGE encoded by the coding sequence ATGACAGAATCAGATATTTCACTTTTAAAAAGTGCCATTCACACCATCGAAGATTACCCAAAACCAGGCATTATGTTTCGTGATGTCACGGGAATTTTAGAAAATCACCAAGCATTTTCGCTAACCATTGAGCTGCTTAAAAACAAATATGCAGATCAAGGTATCACCAAAATTGTGGGTACAGAGGCAAGAGGTTTTCTATTCGGTGCGCCATTAGCTTTAGCACTCGGCGTGGGTTTTGTACCTGTGCGCAAGCCCGGTAAATTACCGCGTGAAACGTTCGCACAAGACTACGAATTAGAATACGGCACAGATACGCTGGAAATTCATCAAGACGCTTTGCAACCGGAAGACAAGGTATTGATCATTGATGATTTATTGGCAACGGGTGGAACGATTGAAGCAACAACAGCCTTAATTCGTCGCGTTGGCGCTACGACCCAAGACGCAGCCTTTGTCATTTCGTTACCAGCTCTTGGCGGCGAAGCTAAGCTTGAAAAACTTGGGTTAAACATTACCACGTTAATTCAATACGAAGGCGAATAA